The proteins below are encoded in one region of Erinaceus europaeus chromosome 15, mEriEur2.1, whole genome shotgun sequence:
- the LOC103118235 gene encoding LOW QUALITY PROTEIN: GTP-binding protein 1-like (The sequence of the model RefSeq protein was modified relative to this genomic sequence to represent the inferred CDS: deleted 2 bases in 1 codon; substituted 1 base at 1 genomic stop codon) gives MDKECGETIYVIGQGSDGTGYGLSEADMEASYATVKSMAEQIEADVILLREHQEAGGRVHDYLVRKRVGDNDFLEVRVAVVGNVDAGNSTLLGVMTHGELDNGGGFARQKLFRHKHEIESGHTSSLGNDILGFDSERKVVNKPDSHGGSLEWTKICEKSMKVITFIDLAGHEKYLKTTVFGITGHLPDFCMFMAGSNAGIVGMTKEHLGLALALNVPVFVVVTKIDMCPANILQETLKLLQCLLKSPGCXKIPVLVQNKDDVIVTASNFSSERMCPIFQISNVTGKNLDLLKMFLNLLSPRTSYQEEEPTEFQIDDTYSVPGVGTVVSGTTLRGLIKLNDTLLLGPDPLLSTTVKSIHRKRMPVKEVRRGQTASFALKKIKRSSIWKGMVMVSPCLNPQASWEFEAEILVLHHPTTISPRYQAMVHCGSIRQTVTILSMDKDCLRTGDKATVHFRFIKTPEYLHIDQRLVFREGRTKAIGTITKLLQTTNNFPMNSKPQQIKMQSTKKGPLTKQDEGGPSRGPALGALTPGDEACSLGAAQPAASSGLPPQSKPSSGGRRRGGQCHKVKSQGACVTPASSC, from the exons ATGGACAAGGAATGCGGAGAGACCATATATGTCATTGGGCAGGGATCAGATGGTACTGGGTATGGGCTGAGTGAAGCTGACATGGAGGCCTCCTATGCCACAGTGAAGAGCATGGCGGAACAGATAGAGGCTGATGTCATCCTCCTGCGGGAACATCAAGAAGCTGGAGGTCGTGTGCATGATTACCTTGTCCGGAAACGAGTAGGCGACAATGACTTCCTGGAGGTCAGGGTAGCAGTGGTGGGCAACGTGGATGCTGGCAATAGCACGCTTCTGGGGGTCATGACACATGGAGAACTGGACAATGGCGGAGGCTTTGCCCGTCAGAAACTCTTTCGCCACAAACATGAGATTGAGTCGGGTCACACCAGCAGTCTGGGCAATGACATTCTGGGCTTTGACAGTGAACGCAAAGTGGTGAACAAGCCAGACAGTCACGGTGGCAGCCTGGAGTGGACAAAGATCTGTGAGAAGTCCATGAAGGTGATTACCTTCATCGACTTGGCTGGCCATGAGAAGTACCTGAAGACCACTGTCTTTGGCATAACAGGCCATTTGCCTGACTTCTGCATGTTCATGGCGGGCAGCAATGCTGGCATTGTGGGTATGACCAAGGAGCACTTGGGCTTGGCATTAGCTCTCAATGTGCCTGTCTTTGTGGTGGTCACCAAGATTGACATGTGTCCTGCCAACATCTTGCAAGAAACACTGAAGCTGTTACAATGCCTGCTGAAGTCTCCTGGATGCTGAAAGATTCCCGTTCTGGTGCAGAACAAGGATGATGTGATTGTTACAGCCTCCAACTTTAGCTCTGAGAGGATGTGCCCAATATTCCAGATCTCCAATGTTACAGGCAAGAACCTAGATCTGCTGAAGATGTTCCTcaacctcctctcc ccccgcACCAGCTACCAGGAGGAAGAGCCTACTGAGTTTCAGATTGACGACACCTACTCTGTCCCTGGTGTAGGGACAGTAGTGTCAGGAACAACATTGAGGGGCTTGATCAAGTTGAATGACACACTGCTGCTGGGTCCAGACCCCCTACTGTCCACTACTGTCAAATCAATCCATCGCAAGCGCATGCCTGTCAAGGAGGTGCGGAGAGGCCAGACAGCCTCCTTCGCACTGAAGAAGATAAAGCGCTCATCCATCTGGAAGGGCATGGTGATGGTTTCTCCATGCTTGAATCCCCAAGCATCTTGGGAGTTTGAGGCTGAGATTCTTGTCCTGCATCACCCCACCACAATTAGCCCACGCTACCAGGCCATGGTGCACTGTGGGAGCATCAGGCAAACAGTCACAATTCTGAGCATGGACAAGGACTGTCTGCGCACTGGGGACAAGGCCACCGTGCACTTCCGCTTTATTAAGACCCCTGAGTACCTGCACATAGACCAGCGACTGGTGTTTAGGGAAGGTCGCACCAAAGCTATCGGCACCATCACCAAGCTCCTCCAGACCACTAACAACTTCCCGATGAACTCCAAGCCCCAGCAGATTAAAATGCAGTCAACAAAAAAGGGCCCATTGACTAAACAAGATGAGGGAGGCCCTTCCAGAGGGCCGGCACTAGGGGCACTCACACCCGGAGATGAAGCTTGCTCTCTAGGAGCTGCACAGCCAGCGGCATCCAGCGGTCTGCCACCTCAGTCCAAGCCCAGCAGTGGGGGCCGGCGAAGAGGGGGCCAGTGTCACAAGGTGAAGTCTCAAGGTGCCTGTGTGACTCCTGCCAGCAGCTGCTAA